A stretch of Lysinibacillus agricola DNA encodes these proteins:
- a CDS encoding helix-turn-helix transcriptional regulator encodes MKNRLEEIRKKNGIKQEELAAALEVSRQTIGSLENGRYNPSIILAFKIARYFGMTIEEIFIYEEESNNEK; translated from the coding sequence ATGAAGAATAGATTGGAAGAAATACGAAAAAAAAATGGTATAAAACAAGAGGAACTTGCTGCTGCATTAGAAGTATCAAGACAAACAATTGGATCCCTTGAAAATGGAAGATATAATCCATCTATTATTTTGGCATTTAAAATTGCACGGTACTTCGGAATGACTATAGAGGAAATCTTTATTTATGAGGAGGAATCGAATAATGAAAAATAA